One Chanodichthys erythropterus isolate Z2021 chromosome 10, ASM2448905v1, whole genome shotgun sequence DNA segment encodes these proteins:
- the serpinh1a gene encoding serpin H1a, protein MKDLMSGEANRSERLQKFSEALRGCKLTTSKIMLVSSVVLLCLFATVSADKTLSSHATMLADNSATLAFNLYQNMAKEKDVENILISPVVVASSLGLVALGGKSNTASQVKTVLSATTVKDEQLHSGLSELLTEVSNSTARNVTWKISNRFYGPSSVSFVDDFLKSSKKHYNYEHSKINFRDKRSAVKAINEWASKSTDGKLPEVTKDVEKTDGAMIINAMFYKPHWDEQFHHKMVDNRGFLVHRSYTVSVPMMHRTGIYGFFDDTTNKVLVLDMPLAHKMSSVVFIMPYHVEALERVEKLLTRQQLNTWIGKMEQRAVAVSLPKVSMEVSHNLQKHLAELGLTEAVDKTKADLSNISGKKDLYLSNVFHASAMEWDTEGNPPDTSIFGTDKLKNPKLFYADHPFIFLVKDNKTNSILFMGRLVRPKGDKMRDEL, encoded by the exons ATGAAGGATTTGATGTCAGGGGAAGCCAACAGATCCGAGAGGTTGCAGAAATTTTCGGAAGCTCTGAGAG GCTGTAAACTTACCACCTCTAAAATCATGTTGGTGTCAAGCGTGGTTCTCCTGTGCCTATTCGCCACTGTGAGTGCAGACAAGACCCTCAGCAGCCATGCCACCATGTTGGCAGACAACAGCGCCACTTTGGCCTTCAACCTGTACCAGAACATGGCCAAGGAGAAGGACGTCGAGAACATCTTGATTTCTCCCGTGGTAGTGGCCTCCTCACTGGGTTTGGTGGCTCTTGGAGGGAAATCCAACACTGCTTCTCAGGTCAAAACCGTCCTGAGCGCCACTACGGTGAAGGATGAGCAGCTACACTCTGGGCTGTCTGAGCTTCTCACCGAGGTCAGTAACTCAACAGCGCGTAACGTCACCTGGAAGATCAGCAACCGTTTCTATGGGCCCAGCTCTGTTAGCTTCGTCGACGACTTTCTGAAGAGCAGCAAGAAGCATTATAACTACGAGCACTCCAAAATAAACTTCCGTGACAAACGCAGCGCGGTGAAAGCCATCAACGAATGGGCATCGAAGTCCACCGATGGAAAGCTGCCCGAGGTGACCAAAGATGTGGAGAAGACAGATGGAGCCATGATCATCAATGCCATGTTTTATAAAC CACACTGGGATGAGCAGTTCCATCACAAGATGGTAGACAATCGTGGTTTCTTAGTGCACCGCTCCTACACCGTCTCTGTACCCATGATGCATCGCACAG GCATTTATGGCTTCTTTGACGACACAACCAACAAGGTTTTAGTTCTGGACATGCCGCTGGCCCATAAGATGTCATCTGTGGTGTTTATCATGCCGTACCACGTAGAAGCCCTGGAGAGAGTGGAGAAACTGTTGACACGTCAACAACTGAACACCTGGATCGGTAAGATGGAACAGAGGGCGGTTGCGGTGTCGCTGCCAAAGGTCAGCATGGAAGTCAGCCACAACCTGCAG AAACATCTGGCTGAGCTGGGTCTGACCGAAGCCGTGGACAAAACCAAAGCAGATCTGTCCAACATCTCAGGGAAGAAAGACCTCTACCTGTCCAATGTCTTCCACGCCTCCGCCATGGAGTGGGACACAGAGGGAAATCCACCCGATACAAGCATCTTTGGTACAGACAAGCTCAAAAACCCCAAACTCTTCTACGCTGACCATCCCTTCATCTTCTTGGTGAAGGACAACAAGACAAACTCCATTCTTTTCATGGGCAGGCTGGTCCGACCAAAGGGTGATAAAATGAGAGATGAATTGTAg